ATTTTACGTTTCCTGGTTTATAAACACCATGAACGTTTCCAAAAGCTGCAGCAATTGTAAATTGAGGAGAAACTTTTAATAACTCTTCATAAGAATAAGCAACCTCTTCTGGTTGTGTGTATAATTTAGAATCATCTACATCAGAATTATCTACACCATCTTCTTCACCACCTGTAATACCTAATTCAATTTCTAAAGTCATTCCCATTTTACTCATACGAGCTAAATAAGTTTTACAAATAGCTATATTTTCTTCTAATGGCTCTTCAGATAAATCTATCATATGAGAACTATATAAAGATTTACCAGTTTCTGCAAAATGCTTTTCTGAAGCATCTAATAAACCGTCAATCCAAGGTAATAATTTTTTTGCTGCATGGTCAGTATGTAAAATTACTGGAACTCCATAAGCAACTGCTAATTCATGAATATGTTTTGCACCTGCAACTGCACCTGCGATAGCTGCTTTTTCACCTTCGTTAGATAATCCTTTACCTGCATTAAATTGAGCACCACCATTTGAAAACTGAATGATTACTGGAGCGTTTAAATCTCTAGCAGTTTCTAAAACAGCATTGATAGTATCAGATCCAATTACGTTTACTGCTGGTATAGCAAATCCTTTTTCTTTTGCATAGTTAAAGATAGCTTGAACTTCTGTTCCAGTTGCAACACCTGGTTTTATATTATGACTCATGTTTT
The window above is part of the Polaribacter sp. SA4-12 genome. Proteins encoded here:
- the fbaA gene encoding class II fructose-bisphosphate aldolase — its product is MSHNIKPGVATGTEVQAIFNYAKEKGFAIPAVNVIGSDTINAVLETARDLNAPVIIQFSNGGAQFNAGKGLSNEGEKAAIAGAVAGAKHIHELAVAYGVPVILHTDHAAKKLLPWIDGLLDASEKHFAETGKSLYSSHMIDLSEEPLEENIAICKTYLARMSKMGMTLEIELGITGGEEDGVDNSDVDDSKLYTQPEEVAYSYEELLKVSPQFTIAAAFGNVHGVYKPGNVKLTPKILKNSQEFITKKYGVEENHIDFVFHGGSGSTLEEIREAIGYGVVKMNIDTDLQFAFTEGIRDYMQGKAAYLATQIGNPDGADQPNKKYYDPRKWLREGELTFKTRLKQAFSDLNNVDTL